A region of Cheilinus undulatus linkage group 10, ASM1832078v1, whole genome shotgun sequence DNA encodes the following proteins:
- the stx5a gene encoding syntaxin-5a isoform X2 codes for MTCRDRTLEFQSACKSLQGRPNGVQPSKPTLNALRQRSDFTVMAKRIGKDLSNTFAKLEKLTILAKRKSLFDDKAVEIEELTYIIKQDINSLNKQIAQLQGLVGSRGAPDGRHIQTHSKTIVVSLQSKLASMSNDFKSVLEVRTENLKQQRNRREQFSQPPAQSSPMVANNFKSSVLMQDESRSRGDVAIDMDSQSNPMQLQLIDEQDSYIQSRADTMQNIESTIVELGSIFQQLAHMVKEQEETIQRIDANVEDTQLNVEGAHAEILKYFQSVSSNRWLMIKIFLVLIIFFIIFVVFFA; via the exons ATGACGTGCCGTGACCGGACCCTCGAGTTCCAGTCCGCCTGTAAATCTCTCCAAGGCAGACCG AATGGAGTCCAGCCTAGCAAACCCACTCTCAACGCCCTCAGGCAACGCAGCGACTTTACAGTCATGGCAAA GAGAATTGGAAAAGACCTGAGCAACACTTTTGCCAAATTGGAAAAACTCACAATTT TGGCTAAAAGGAAATCTCTATTTGACGACAAGGCAGTAGAGATCGAGGAGCTTACTTATATTATTAAACAA GACATTAATAGTCTAAACAAACAGATCGCACAGCTACAGGGCTTAGTGGGGTCTCGTGGAGCTCCAGATGGACGACATATCCAAACCCACTCTAAAACTATAGTGGTGTCTTTGCAG TCCAAACTGGCTTCAATGTCCAATGACTTCAAATCAGTCCTAGAAGTCAGAACAGAG AACCTGAAGCAGCAGCGCAACAGGAGAGAGCAGTTCTCCCAGCCTCCTGCTCAGTCTTCTCCGATGGTGGCCAACAACTTCA AGAGCTCGGTACTGATGCAGGATGAGTCCAGGAGTAGGGGGGATGTGGCCATTGATATGGACTCTCAGTCCAATCCCATGCAACTCCAGCTTATTGATGAGCAG GACTCCTACATCCAGAGCCGTGCAGATACCATGCAGAACATTGAGAGTACCATCGTTGAACTGGGATCTATATTCCAGCAACTGGCACACATGGTCAAGGAGCAAGAGGAAACCATCCAGAG GATCGATGCTAACGTTGAGGACACCCAGCTGAATGTGGAAGGCGCCCACGCTGAGATCCTCAAATACTTCCAGTCAGTCTCCTCCAACCGCTGGTTGATGATCAAGATCTTTCTCGTCCTGAtcatcttcttcatcatctTTGTCGTCTTCTTTGCTTAA
- the stx5a gene encoding syntaxin-5a isoform X1, whose protein sequence is MTCRDRTLEFQSACKSLQGRPNGVQPSKPTLNALRQRSDFTVMAKRIGKDLSNTFAKLEKLTILAKRKSLFDDKAVEIEELTYIIKQDINSLNKQIAQLQGLVGSRGAPDGRHIQTHSKTIVVSLQSKLASMSNDFKSVLEVRTENLKQQRNRREQFSQPPAQSSPMVANNFRSRKKGAQEPHAAREQRYDSQGYTTSNLKESSVLMQDESRSRGDVAIDMDSQSNPMQLQLIDEQDSYIQSRADTMQNIESTIVELGSIFQQLAHMVKEQEETIQRIDANVEDTQLNVEGAHAEILKYFQSVSSNRWLMIKIFLVLIIFFIIFVVFFA, encoded by the exons ATGACGTGCCGTGACCGGACCCTCGAGTTCCAGTCCGCCTGTAAATCTCTCCAAGGCAGACCG AATGGAGTCCAGCCTAGCAAACCCACTCTCAACGCCCTCAGGCAACGCAGCGACTTTACAGTCATGGCAAA GAGAATTGGAAAAGACCTGAGCAACACTTTTGCCAAATTGGAAAAACTCACAATTT TGGCTAAAAGGAAATCTCTATTTGACGACAAGGCAGTAGAGATCGAGGAGCTTACTTATATTATTAAACAA GACATTAATAGTCTAAACAAACAGATCGCACAGCTACAGGGCTTAGTGGGGTCTCGTGGAGCTCCAGATGGACGACATATCCAAACCCACTCTAAAACTATAGTGGTGTCTTTGCAG TCCAAACTGGCTTCAATGTCCAATGACTTCAAATCAGTCCTAGAAGTCAGAACAGAG AACCTGAAGCAGCAGCGCAACAGGAGAGAGCAGTTCTCCCAGCCTCCTGCTCAGTCTTCTCCGATGGTGGCCAACAACTTCA ggAGCCGCAAAAAAGGGGCCCAGGAGCCGCATGCAGCTCGCGAGCAGCGCTATGACTCCCAGGGCTATACCACCTCAAATTTAAAAG AGAGCTCGGTACTGATGCAGGATGAGTCCAGGAGTAGGGGGGATGTGGCCATTGATATGGACTCTCAGTCCAATCCCATGCAACTCCAGCTTATTGATGAGCAG GACTCCTACATCCAGAGCCGTGCAGATACCATGCAGAACATTGAGAGTACCATCGTTGAACTGGGATCTATATTCCAGCAACTGGCACACATGGTCAAGGAGCAAGAGGAAACCATCCAGAG GATCGATGCTAACGTTGAGGACACCCAGCTGAATGTGGAAGGCGCCCACGCTGAGATCCTCAAATACTTCCAGTCAGTCTCCTCCAACCGCTGGTTGATGATCAAGATCTTTCTCGTCCTGAtcatcttcttcatcatctTTGTCGTCTTCTTTGCTTAA